From the Candidatus Delongbacteria bacterium genome, one window contains:
- a CDS encoding PD40 domain-containing protein has product MLKYFILITLTFSMLYSQSDDYNHPELRWQSFDTEHFTFHYHDGTEETANRAANVAEHVYDTITKLYDYYPEDKIHVLINDYDDFANGYAAYYDNKISLWAPNLDTELRGTHDWIRNVFTHEFSHMIQLQTSKKLGNVPAIYFQFTDYEKEKRKDVVSGFPNVLASYGVPMNIIPGWFAEGVAQNQDPQKHHHDFWDANRDMVLRERILTGNEFSYSKLSDFGDKSSHEAETVYNTGFAYVKYMFDRFGHDITSKISKEMSRPFVFSFEQGIENVTGVEDAESLYVHWIDSLRTDYKDKTDLISKNLVEGDSISDGAFVNSIPRYSPDGKYLAYQSSLKQGEVTFYRRDLYVKDIEKDSIVAKVPMVSFSSYSWTKDSKFIFFSRHKTFSVYGNNFLDIYRYDIENKKEEQLTRGLRATNPAISPDGRSILYVTSVDGNQNIMKLDFGKGAVDEDENGNDIIKDLTGSDDFELLLDNYLITEVTTDTSGVQYYMPAWNNAGDKFVCAKSDEHFGRDIVVFDKDGNVLKNLNNDYDMRNPVFSDDDRYIYYSSDKTGIFNIYRYDLENEINELITNVRGGAFHPTFRNNKIVYVNYKGKKLNIYELRNIKALNPEVSYYKDYALPVFDREYANVNYMKETRKYYAEYPSVLLIPRLTIDKDSFKPGLYVSMNDYLNKINFFGGVVVNTKGDYDLYAMAEYKYLLPALYGEYINVVKHTDNEFDDSLKIIGYNGSGANAEPVFEQLKYEYRYDLKEVSIGLKTPLNVDSKYLNILGVPSIDVGFTIAKYNAEADAGDFVVSYDYYRGKKYKAKLGVSTPARGWDYEINPVDSRDINFTFTRNQTKFMTGFEVDSKMGNLAEKYKDYDFNQYDMSWSEKFGLPFNTGLTFKLKGSYFDVDSIDGFYNDYVGGLLGLKGYSFYSIGGTRTVYGSATYRFPLMLRKNIDMGFMNLKKIYAGVFYEAGNAWTNQDDFDFNETLLSDLKTDIGLSLRFYAISFYGMPTAIEYQVAYGFQKFIDEEVEYGNELRHYFTVLFGFPEF; this is encoded by the coding sequence ATGCTAAAATATTTCATATTGATAACTTTAACTTTTTCAATGCTATATTCTCAGAGTGATGACTACAATCATCCTGAGCTTAGATGGCAATCCTTCGATACAGAACATTTTACATTTCATTATCATGATGGCACAGAAGAGACAGCAAACAGGGCTGCAAATGTGGCAGAGCATGTATATGACACTATTACAAAACTTTATGATTATTATCCTGAGGATAAAATTCATGTTCTTATAAATGATTATGATGATTTTGCCAATGGATACGCAGCTTATTATGATAACAAAATTTCACTGTGGGCACCAAATCTTGATACAGAATTAAGGGGAACTCATGATTGGATAAGAAATGTTTTTACTCACGAATTCTCACATATGATTCAACTTCAAACTTCAAAAAAACTTGGTAATGTTCCAGCTATTTACTTTCAGTTTACTGACTATGAGAAAGAGAAGAGAAAAGACGTGGTAAGCGGTTTTCCTAATGTCTTAGCATCATATGGTGTACCAATGAATATTATTCCAGGTTGGTTTGCTGAGGGCGTTGCTCAAAATCAGGACCCACAAAAACATCATCATGATTTTTGGGATGCAAATAGGGATATGGTTCTAAGGGAAAGAATTCTAACTGGTAATGAGTTTAGTTATAGTAAACTTTCGGATTTTGGTGATAAGAGTTCTCATGAAGCTGAGACGGTTTACAATACTGGATTTGCCTATGTAAAATATATGTTTGATAGATTTGGACATGATATAACTTCAAAAATCTCAAAAGAGATGAGTAGACCTTTCGTGTTTTCCTTCGAGCAGGGAATTGAAAATGTGACAGGAGTAGAAGACGCTGAAAGTTTATACGTACACTGGATCGATTCTTTAAGAACTGATTACAAAGATAAAACAGATTTGATTTCTAAAAATTTAGTTGAAGGTGATAGTATTTCTGATGGTGCATTTGTTAATTCAATTCCTAGATATTCTCCAGATGGAAAGTATTTAGCTTATCAGAGCTCATTAAAACAAGGTGAAGTTACTTTCTACAGAAGAGATCTTTACGTTAAGGATATCGAGAAGGACTCCATAGTGGCAAAAGTACCAATGGTAAGTTTTTCCAGCTATTCTTGGACAAAAGATTCAAAATTTATATTTTTTTCAAGACATAAAACATTCTCAGTTTATGGTAACAATTTTCTGGATATTTACAGATATGATATAGAAAATAAGAAGGAAGAGCAGCTAACCAGAGGTTTGAGAGCCACCAATCCAGCGATCTCACCAGATGGAAGATCTATTTTGTATGTAACGTCTGTAGATGGTAATCAGAATATTATGAAGCTTGATTTTGGCAAAGGTGCAGTTGATGAGGATGAAAACGGAAATGATATTATCAAAGATTTAACAGGATCTGACGATTTTGAGCTATTACTTGATAATTACTTAATCACTGAAGTCACAACCGACACAAGTGGTGTTCAGTACTATATGCCAGCTTGGAATAATGCAGGAGACAAATTTGTTTGTGCAAAATCAGATGAACATTTTGGTCGGGATATTGTTGTTTTTGACAAAGATGGGAATGTTCTTAAAAATTTAAATAATGATTATGACATGAGAAATCCTGTATTCTCTGATGATGATAGATATATTTATTACTCATCAGACAAAACCGGTATTTTCAATATTTACAGATATGATTTGGAAAATGAAATAAACGAACTTATTACTAATGTAAGAGGTGGTGCTTTTCATCCTACTTTCAGAAATAATAAAATTGTTTATGTTAATTATAAAGGTAAAAAACTAAATATTTACGAACTTAGAAATATTAAAGCTTTAAATCCTGAAGTTTCATACTATAAGGATTATGCTTTACCAGTTTTTGATAGAGAGTATGCAAATGTGAACTATATGAAGGAAACCCGTAAATATTATGCTGAATATCCAAGCGTTCTGTTAATTCCAAGATTAACAATTGATAAAGACTCATTTAAGCCAGGTCTATATGTAAGTATGAATGACTATTTGAACAAGATCAATTTTTTTGGTGGCGTTGTTGTTAACACAAAAGGTGATTATGATCTGTATGCAATGGCGGAATATAAATATTTATTACCTGCTCTTTATGGAGAATATATCAACGTTGTAAAACACACAGATAATGAGTTTGATGATTCGTTAAAAATAATTGGTTACAACGGAAGTGGGGCAAACGCAGAACCAGTTTTTGAACAGTTAAAATATGAGTACAGATATGATTTGAAAGAAGTTTCAATTGGACTAAAAACACCACTAAATGTTGACTCTAAATACTTAAACATTCTTGGAGTTCCATCAATTGATGTAGGTTTTACTATAGCTAAATACAATGCTGAAGCAGATGCAGGAGATTTTGTTGTATCTTATGATTATTATCGTGGTAAAAAATATAAAGCTAAACTGGGAGTATCTACTCCTGCAAGAGGATGGGATTATGAAATTAATCCGGTAGATTCAAGGGATATCAATTTCACTTTTACAAGGAATCAAACAAAGTTCATGACAGGGTTTGAAGTTGATAGTAAAATGGGGAACCTCGCAGAGAAATACAAAGATTACGATTTTAATCAATATGATATGAGTTGGTCAGAAAAATTTGGATTACCATTTAACACTGGTCTTACATTTAAGCTTAAAGGTTCTTACTTTGATGTAGACAGTATAGATGGTTTTTATAATGATTATGTGGGCGGTTTATTGGGGCTTAAAGGATATTCATTCTATAGTATTGGTGGAACACGAACAGTATATGGATCTGCTACATATAGATTTCCTTTAATGTTACGTAAGAACATAGACATGGGCTTCATGAACTTGAAAAAGATTTATGCTGGTGTATTCTATGAGGCTGGGAACGCATGGACAAATCAAGATGATTTTGATTTCAACGAGACATTATTGTCGGATTTGAAAACCGATATTGGTTTGAGTTTAAGATTTTATGCAATATCTTTTTATGGAATGCCAACGGCAATTGAATATCAAGTTGCCTATGGTTTCCAGAAATTTATTGATGAGGAAGTCGAATATGGAAATGAGCTAAGGCACTATTTCACGGTACTGTTTGGGTTCCCTGAATTTTAA